GAATCACTGGTTCAATTGAATCAATCGAAGAGGTAACATTAGTAGCAACTGATTTCTTGCGAGTGAACTTAAAATCAAGAGGAAAACCAATCAGTTTATAACAATTTTCACGTTTATGACCCCAGACATGACAGTGATCACAAGCGCCAATGAATCTACGCTTGGAACTACTATTGGTAATAGTCGATGAGTAAAAAGCGGTAGGTTCAGATGCAAAAAGTAGTGGAGAAGAGATTTGACATTGAGATTCTTCCTGATCAAGCATGGAGTACGTTTGATTGACTGAAGGCAGCGGTTGCATAAGTAATATTTAACTACGCACAGCAGAATAGGAATCATTGAGGCCCATTAGAAATTGAAAGAGTCGTTGTTGAAGAAAAGAGACAGATGTAGTTCGAGCATTTTCACAATCACATGGAGAGCAAGGTACTAAAACATTATACTGATCCCATAAAAGGAGGAGCCGTGTGAAATACGTGGAGATAGAAGAAGTACCTTGAATGTGAGAAGAAATAGTATAATGGAGATAATAAATTCTGGACCATTGACTTTGTTGTATCATTCTTGAAGATTCTTTCAAACAAGGCAGACACTCGAAGCGAAACCAATACCAACTGAAAGTTCTTGGCAAACACTGTTAAGGATCTAAGAGAGGATAATAACATTGTAACGGTCCCATTGCGGATGAAGATCAGCTGGAAGATCAGCCAGTGAGCAAGCGCTATCAACAAATCCAAGTTTGTTTTTGGCAAGAAGAGCAATTTTCATTGATCGACTCCATATATTGTAATTCTTAAAGCCAAGAAGCTGATGAAAGACCAGTAGAGTGCTAGGAATATCAAAAGGGTAAAGATAAAAAGGGTGATGAAAGTCAATGACAAGAGAAGATTGATTGAGTGCcattgaagaagatgatgaagaaAAGAAGTAAGGAACCAAGAAAAAATTGAACCTAGGTCTTAATACCATGTTAAGATAACGATTGAAAAGATAAGAGAGAATAAAATGCTTTAAGTGTCATTCTTGCTGCTACAGCTTGATTGTAATATAATGGGTAGGTAGTAACTAATTAGAATACTTAGTACTTAATTACCAAGGAACTAATCCTTAAATACTAGGAGCTGTTATAACAACTTATTTATCAGCTTCAATAGTATAAAAGTCTTGATGAATTAGTATCTTGTGATGAATATGGTACATGATGATTTTGAATATCGGACATGGTATGTTTGATTTTCATTCTTGAATTATTTATCAATGAATGGTTATCTTAGTTCATGGTTAAAGTAATGAAAGTTTTGATGTTGAATTGTGTATGTATGCAAATATGAGTTAGGCTAACCATGATTGACATGGTTGAATGGAATACTTGGGattaaatatgttttaaatgATAATTGATGAAGAAATGTGGTCCAACTTGGATAGTTGATGGTTATGTAAGCCATTGATGTGAATAATGTGCCAAAGTGTTAGTACAAATCTCCGGTGAGAAAAATCTCAAACTCATGAATGGAACTCGAACAAAagaagaaataggacaaggctccaagatgtgtatcaagccactatctttaaggttatattcgcccCCACCTATCTTCAGTGTGTAAACAAGTTCCAAGCAAATTAGCCTCAAGGATACAATGAAGCTAATGACTATTTGCGTTTTACACTAACGAGGATAGCCCACTATGCACTAAGTAATGTATGACAagaaattcaatttctataaaggatttctacagtaatactttatagaataatctaataatattagaaaatgaaggaaggaaagaaagaatattagaatttgttggtataatttccaaatgaaatctcattcctatttataagaattttcatgtctcttcatagagatatctttcatcaataggtgtctttctgaataataatgtctttaaaataaacatataattattcttttaattataagtattcaaataatattatttaaatagttttaattctttttcaaaaaatcaaataatataatcttttgattaattacacccattcatttatagttattggaacactataaatatttgaaaatgttccaacaatctccccccattttaaaaatattttaaattttgatcttCTTGGAAATCAATTTGCATACATGAAGGTATCTTACAATTGAACCTTCACttagtgaaaacatgttaaaGTTAATCGAAATTGCATGGTAGACTAAGCTTTGAACCAACTATTTCATTTGATTAACCGAACATATCTCACACAATGATTTCAACATCGGTCAATGCATAGTATCTAGGGACACTATTATGGCCATGTGCCTATGTCCTCTTTTCATGAGTGCTGTCAGAGCCAAGCCCTTGAGCTCCTAGAAGCGGCCACACTTCTACTCACATAGGTAAATCCTATCAAGAGTGTTCCAGTAATTATAACACtctaacatatttatgttatAGGTCCATTAAGAGTACATTACTCATCCTTCCCTTACAATTATAGGTacctagcactttaatcttaggatggatttatttatagtgcTAACAGTCACATACTAATGATGTACTTTGTCTCATTGAACTCAAAACTTGACTTTATACCAAGCGTTAAGTAGAGTTTCCATCATGGGTGACTCTAATTAACGGGCTTGAGTCCTATCCCTTTTGAGGTCCTTTTTACTACATCTCTAGCAAGACTTTTTGTCAAAGGATCTGCCAAATTTTTACTTGACCTCACATAATTAATAGTTGATCACTCCATCAGAGATTAATTGTCGGACATAACTATGTCTTAATCCAATGTGTCTAGACTTTCCATTATATACTTGGCTATATGCCTTTGCTAGAGTAGCACGGATAGAAATAGGTGGAATTGGCTTAGGCCATAAAGGTAAATCATAAAGCAAATTTCTTAACCATTCAGCTTCTTTAAATGCAACGGCTAATGCAATAAATTCTGTTGCCATGGTGGAATCAGTAATACATGTTTGTTTCTTGAAACCCCAAGAAATGGCTCCTCCACCAAGAATGAAAATCCATCCACTAGTAAATGCATGATCTTCCAAACTTGTAATCCAACTAGCATCTGAATACCCTTCTAAAACTAGAGGATATCCATTATAACACAATCCATAGTTAATAGTTTTCTTTAAGTACCTAAATACTCTATTCAAAGCTTGTCAATGCAAACTACTTGGATTACTTGTATACCTACTCCATTTCCCAATAGCATATGCAATATCTGGTCTTGTACAAGTCATTATGTACATAAGGCAGCCAACTAGACTTGCatatttcaattgatcaattGTCCTACCAGCAttagatactaattttatttAAGGATCCATGGGTGTAGATGCTGGTATACAGTTGAAAAGATCAAGCTTTTTAAGCACATTTTCAATGTAATGTGATTGTGATAAAGCTATAGTGCTTTTGCCTCGAGTTATTTTATTCCCAAGAATAACATCTGCTACACCCATATCTTTCATAACAAAGTTGTTTGACAAGAATTTCTTTGTGTTTTCTTTTTGTTCCAAATCTGTGCCAAAAATGAGCATGTCATCTACATATAATTATGACAccttttccattttcaaatttgatatatatacatttatctgattcatttattttatagccATTAGCTAAAACAACATTGTCAAACTTTTGGTGTCATTGTTTTGGTGCTTGTTTAAGTCCATTGatgtgcgtgataagttttatatttatgattgatcgtacttgaaaactaactattatcacgataaaggcaagcgcacctatcgaacagtagtatagcttacagcaagaccggaatgtcgaacccataggaactaaaagtactagtagtaaccttctttttattatctagcctaaaaataaggggatttgctttatctaaactaattaactaaactaagaatgcacaggaagtaaattggggaaatacttttgggaaaactaattgatttagacaatacccaagaaagaatccgcctagacttcacttgttatttgattcataattagatgatttattcacttgacttgatccgtagaaacccctaatttatattattatctctctcgagactaacaacgtctaaccctatgttgattaattgaaatctctttttaattaaaacccctagtgttgcattaactcgatctatggattctcttattaggtttgaccctaatccggtagatttatgtcaccctaggggtgttcaatcggttaaccgacccaaaataacattaaccgaattaaccgacctTTCAAACTTTTTAACTGTTAACCGaaccaaaattttttcaaaaaaattaaccgaactgaaattttttcggttaattcggtcggttaactgaattaaccgaaaattatatatttttttattttttattaaaataagtataaaattaactgaattaatcgaattaaccgaattacccgaattaatcaaattacccaaattaaccgaattaaccgaattatttgtataaaattatatgttttttatttttattttatttattaaattatttgtaatttttatgattgggttgggttgggtacttgggttaatatatattagattgggtatttTGGTTTATGTTGAATTGGGTTTGAATAAATAGtgggctatttatatattataaatttatttattaatattttctgtTAAACCGAAAATATTTGGTTGATCGACCAGTTTTgaaccgaattaaccgttaaccgaaaactcaaaaaattattaaccgacccccgaccgaattaattcgattaaccgaccgattaaccgaattcggtcggttaaccgaattttttcggttttacccaaattttgcacacccctatgtcaccctatgtctaggggtgcaatcaactccgcttaattatgctagatctactcttagacagggacttttgctcctctgaataagcacatcaacactggaatcaatatcctagaatattaaagcaagaattaagaacacataattaagaacaaatcaaatatttatcatataatttagaaatagatctatcttaggtttcatcccccttaggtatttaggggatttagttcatatatgTAAAAgacaacatctcagaagaataataaaaacaagacataaagaaaccccAAAACCTCTAAAGGAaattgaaaggagatcttcagtcttgaaggataatccgacttctgagatgaatcaatcggctttcttcgagtaattccttacctctcACTCCGTGCGTCCCCTCTtaatcctcctctagggtgtttatataggctttaaaatgtctcaaaaccctcaaaagtgccctttttcgaatagaattagacttgggctcgacagggacacggccgtgtaccaCGCCCGTATGCAAGTGCTTCAAACCATGTTAGAGCCTGTTAAATAGACATGactgtgtggtctacccgtgtgaggaagtccaggccgtgttgatttatcacgttgacccattttctctatttttggctcgtttttcgctctttttactctcctatgctcacctaagtataagatatgaaattaaaggtttaggagcatcaaattccacaaatctaatgataattcacccaaaaatatgctaagcatgggataaaaatatgtataaattacgatttatcatcCATATAAAGATTTAACAAGCTTACATACCTTATGCTCTTGTCCTGGAACAACAAATCCTTTCGGTTGTTCCATGTACACTTCCTCTTCCAATTCACCATTTAAAAATACAGTTTTAACATCCATTTGATGAACAACCAAATTTTATATTGAGATAAGTGATATTAAGAGTCTAATTGTAACAATTCTTGCTATTGGAGCATAGGTATCAAAGTAATCAATACTTTGTTTTTGTGTAAAAACTTTAGCTACCAACCTTGCTTTAAACTTATCAATGGTTCCATTgaccttcattttctttttgaagatCTATTTACAACCTATTGGTTTGGAACCTGGTGGAAGATCAACTAAGATCTAAGTTTGATTTCCCATTTTGAATCCATCCATCATTTATTACTTCTTTCCAAAAAGCAGAGTCTTGAGATTTCATTGCCTCTTCAAATGTAATAGGATCAGATTTTGTATTATAACAATAAGGTATCTTAttgcatatactttcacattttccTTCTACAAGAAACGTAATGAAATTTTGTCCAAAATCTTTGACCTTTTTAATCCTCTTACTTCTTCTTAATTCTTGACAAGATTCATCATTATTATCAATTTGTTCTAATAGAATCTCATTATCATTTGAAGAATGAATCAATTGTTGTGGCTGTAATTGCcttgatatagaattaaatctattttcatcaaaaatagcatctcttgattcaataacagtattaattaaaattgaatCATTTGGTTCAATGACCATGAACCTATATGCCTTGCTATAATGTGCATATCCTATAAATATGCATTCAATTCCTCTTTCACCTAACTTTTTACGTTTAGGTGTTGGAACTTTGACAATAGCTCTACAACCCCAAACCTTCAAATAATTATGGTTTggtttcattttcttccattgtGCATAAGGGGTTATTTTAGTTTCATTATTAGGAACTCTATTCAATATATGACAAGCTGTTAGAACAGCTTCTCCCCAAAAACCTTGTCCATGACCTGAATATTATAACATTCAATTTACCATTCCAGTCAAgactctatttttcctttcagctacaccattttgttgtggtgtgtaAGGGTCTGAAACTTGATAGACAACCCCAATGGATTCAAAATAACTTGGATTATTGTATTCTCCAGCTCTATCCGATCTTAAGCACTTGATAAATGATTCGCACTGAAGTTCAACCTcagatttataaactttaaatttataaaacgcttcatcttttgaatgcaataaatatacataacaatatctagagcaatcatcaataaaagtaccaaaatatttCTTTTCACCTAATGTAGGAGTATTATGCATGTCACATAAATCACTATGTATCAAATCAAGCAATTTTGTTCTTCTTTTAACATTAGAGAAaaggtttcttgtaattttagtcaacatacatgtattgcatttttaatattattattaaaaacaagaattaaatctaacttgtacatgtcattcaatttttataattcaaATGACCTAATTTATAATGCCATAAACAAAAGATTCAACCATATAAGCAGAAAtagtatttttattcttattaataatattcAGTTTGAACACACTCTCATACAAATACCCTTTCCCTACAAAAATTCCTCCCTTAGACAAAATAAACTTATCTGCCTCAAAAACAAGTTTGAAACCAAACTTATTCAACATGCTtctagacactaaattctttcTAACTTCTGgtacataatatatatcattTAAGGTTAAAATCTTTCCAGAAGTGAATTGTAGTTCAACAGACCCTTTGCCTTTGATTGCTGCGGTGGAAGAATTTCCCATGTACAAGACATTGTCATTTTCACATTGTGTGAACTTTGTGAACATACTTTTGTCTTTGCATACATGTTTGGTTGCTCCGGTATCAATCCACCATCTATTATCATCTTGTGCCATATTAATTTCAAATATCATTGCAACGAACTTTTCGTTATTATCagccttagaagatgatttcttctttaaaaatcgacattcattcttgaaatgtcctggcttaccacaatgatagcataagcccttttgtttctttttgaacttaAGTGCTCTATCAGTCTGTTTGAACTTTCTTTTGAATGGTTTAGTAGTCTGTACTTTCTCCATAACATGCACTTtggcattttcaaaatttagattttgATCTTGCTTTCGATATTCTTCTTCAATATAAAGATAATTTTCCAAAGCCTCAAGAgatatttcttctttcttatgttttagaCTTCTTTTTAAGTCTTTCCAAGATGGAGGAGGTTTGTCTATTATGGAGGATACAACAAgcatttcatccattttcatatcatattgcttGAATTGATTCAACATCTTTTCAATATCAAGGAATTGTTCCATAACATAACAACCATCAACcatttgataattattgaaaCGACTGACAAGAAATTTCTTACTTGTAACATATTCGGTCATGTATCTTGTCTCCAATTTGTCCCATAATTCTTTAGCGGTGACCTCGTTTTGATAGGTGTCAAACAAACCATCAGATAAACCATTCAATATGTGGCCCATGCATATGTAATCAGCATTGTCCCATTTTTGTCTTTTTCGAGTTGCAGCAACAGATTCATTTTCAGTCTCGTCAGGTCTTAGAGTATCCAAAACATAAGCAATCTTCAAAGTTGCTAATAAGAAGTGCATCTTTTTCTTCCATCGTCGAAAATTACCACCATTAAACCAATCAAGTTTGACAAAATTGGAAGCCAACTCCTTTAGTGTTCCACTTTCATGAGTTGTGGTAGTCATCATGAATTATAACCTTAAAATTGTTAGTACAAATCTCCAGTGAGGAAAATCTCGAACACACAAACGAAAATCGAACAGAAGAATaaataggacaaggctccaaagcgtgtatcaagccactatctttaaggttatattcgcccTACCTATCTTCAGTGTGAAAATGAGttccaagcaaattaacctcgaggatacaatgaagccaatgactaTTTGCATTTTGCACTAACGAGAATAGCCCACTACACACTGAGCAATGTATGACAAGAAACTTAATTTCTATAAAGGATTTCTGcagtaatactttatagaataatctaataatattagaaaataaaggaaggaaagaaagaatattagaatttgttggtatgatttccaaatgaaatctcattcctatttataggaattttcatgtctcttcataaAGACATCTTTCATCATCAATAGGtgtctttcgaataataatgtctttattaaaataaacacataaattttcatttaattataactattcaaataatattatttaaatagttataattcttttcaaaaatcaaataatataatcttttgattaataacacccattcatttatagtcattggaacactataaatatttgaaaatgttccaacacaAAGTGTGCGTAAATGAAATGATATGGTATGTTTCAATATGGTAAGGTATAGGTAAAGATTGATGTTTGGATGATTTGGTTGGTATGCCCTAGTGACATTAAAATGTTTAAGTTTAATTGATGTTTAGGTAATGaatgttttgttgaaaaattgAATATGAGTATTGAGCttatttggtatgattttggcatgttttgaattAGCTGAAGTAAATGTTTTCTTCATAAATTGATATGTTTGGTGGAAAGCttgaaataggtaccaaatgacatttttttttctttttacaaaaAACAAAGCCCACCTCCCAACGACCAACCTCCCTCATCACAACGTTAGTTGACAGTGAGTCACATTATGACGTCAAGCGGCCTGAGGTTACAACGTGACAAACTATTTTGTGACGTCACAACGTTGGCTTaaacttttacaactttacaatttggtcctatttcGTGCTCGAGTTGTCAAAAGAGCtgtcctaagctcgattaagacccaaaaatgatttttttttatcataattTGAGTTTGATTAAAACTTGATTACATGTATAAATGCTTGTATGTTGACTAGTTGACTATAGTTGCTCCGACAACGAATGTAACGTTCCGTAAATTGAGTCGGGCGAGGGGTGTTAAAATCATTTATATTATTGATAATTAATATACTTAACTGTGTAGTTCAAACCAATAAAATTCTATTATACAAATAAAAGaagatattattaatattattgttttaaatatttataggaGATTTTATCTATTATTCTTAATGGTATGGTTCAAATGTATAAAAACTCTATTATTTAtaagaaaaaatatttatttaatgtcagtttaataattaaatgaatattaaaagatattctttctaaactcatatttttatatattttataaactaatatatgtttaaaatttgagttttaatcacaatattatagtaataaattttatgaattgagttaatttttttttttaaagaataacaACCTATAAAACGGATATGTTGATGCACAGCTTGCGGTGCACCTCGTAATGTGGTTTAAAGTGGTggcacaattttttttttcataccaTGAAGGTAGTTTGTGCACTGTTATATAGAGTTAGTAGTTTGAACATAATGATCTACTTGATTTATTTAAAGCAACAAATTTGTGTTGATTTTTTTGATACATTTAAGCTTTGTCTAAGCATGAGAAGAATTTTAGATGTACAAGGCAATTTAACTTCAACACATACAGTCCTAGCTGATCAAACATCCTCTGATGGATTATGATTAGCATCTAAAAAATGGCATGACTAATAAAATTGAGCAATTAGACCTAGGATAATTTTCGACTTTGTATAGAAACACTTTGCCTTCAAGTTTGTGTGTAGCCAATCTGTTAAAAGGCcattaaatgatgcaattaaaGAGGGTGGAATGCCTAGCTCAATCCAAAGCTGTTAGATAACACTACAGTTCTGGAGAAAATGATTAAGATCATCAGAATCAGATGAACGAAAAGGACATGTATCACATAGATTCATTCCCTGTCTATTAAGAAAGAAGGGGTTGGAGGAATATATCGAACAAGTTCCCAAAGAAAGAAATTTAATTCCGGAATGAGATGTAACTTCCAAaaccatttccaatccataacaGGTCTATCGAAAGGGGAATCAACCACGTTACGAGCAATATTGTACGCCGAGCAAAGATAAAAAGGAATACCAGATGAAGTGTCGCTTCATCCCAGCACATCATTTGTCTCTTGGAACAAGGATAACGAAGTAGCCAATAGAGTATTACCAATTCGGGCAGGCAAATTGAAAGAGAGAGAGGTGGGATCAGAGAAGAAATTTTGCACCCTCAAAGGATCTTCGTGTGAGTTTAAAGGGCCTTCAATAAGGTTTTGAAGAGGACCAATACCAGTCCAATTATCCgaccaaaagaaaatattagaCCCCTTAGAAACGAACCATCTAATGCCTTTGGAGACTTATAATCATTTTGGAGTTGAGCCTCACATATATTAGAAAGATACATTAAAGAAATAGAAATTTTCTTTTTTAAGTCATACGATGTCAATAGAAAATTGAGGAATCGACGGATAAAAAATTGAGTTGTAGATGTTTCTGGaaccttataaaaataataataaatttcaaTATATCAGATATTTACCATATTAGTAATATTTCACTAAGGGTGAATAACTGAAATTGTCATAGTAATGTGGCAGCAATAATGAGATGCCGCCAAGAAAGACAAAAGATGAGTGGGAAAACAATGAGATCTTGATGATTGAATTAAGTATTCTTTAGTGAAAGAACAAATATTTTGCACATGGTGGGGTGTTGATTTCTTAACAACAAATTAAATGTACCACCGTAGTGTAAGTTTTTATATAATTTCACATtgttaaattatacaagttcatGAGTTTAACCAACTTATTAAAGAAAAGCAATTAAATTGATTATTAATCTTAAAGTATTAAAGTAATAcgcttctttttttattttatccaaCTTTAAGTTGGATTAAAATAGACCTGATTATGAGTAGGGTCACTTGTCCAAATTTAAAGATCTGCTCGAAAAAttggagggtttgggcaaaaatatagaccCAAATATGGGTTTAGATAAAAAATAAGGCTCATTTTTTAATCGGGTTGGGTCTCGAGTAAGATTTTTTGGTCTGGGCTCAGCTCGACTCAACCTGAATTTGCCTTTTTTTTTCACTGTTATTTTGTGTCATtctgttattgtttggatattgtataactcttattttattattaattttgctattattttagaAGCACTTGTTAAGTTACAACTATATTAGTGTTCTTTTAAGTATAAATTGTTTTgaatgtattttcaatttattgggaaacatttattttaaagtttttagtacatttgatgtattatatttttaaaatttgcttttatataaaaaatgaaaacgACGTGTCAGATTGAGCTCGGGTTTAGCTCTTTTATATCTAAGTCGGGTTTGAGCAAAATTTTAGACCCATTTTTCAGATCGAATCTAAAAGATGAACTTAAAATTTTGCACTGACTTGACCTGAATCCAATCCATGGTCAAGTCTagattaaaattatgaaaatagaaatgttaaaaattattttaatgagaATTAGAATTGTGGTCACAATCAATACCAACTATTTCCTGGAAAAAGGAACAATATCAAAAAACATGTTGTAAAATAGAAGTTTGGATATGTTAACTTATGAATTAAGGTAATGAATGTGAGAGCAAATGATTTTGCTTGATTAGTAGTATTATAATTAGAATGAGTTTCAGCCTTACTGTTATATATTGATAATAGGAACCTAACTTCTAATTAGTAGTCTCTAATTTTTAATGTTCAAATGATGAAAACAAATTGTTATATATTTATGATGCTCTAGTAAAATTCATTCTAAAATAAGTGTACAATCCATTGTGTATAGAAAATAAGTTTGAATCCATTCCCTCCTTATTCTTTAATGAACACACTAGTTTGGTTAACTGAATGAGCCATTTCATGGAATGCCATTCCTTGTTTATTCAGCAAATTTGTTGAATCCATATTCGGTAGTCAGGGGTAGGAATAGACAATTCAGCAACGCAAGTAATGGCGACTTTTTTATTCCCAATTATGTCCatcgttttgttttttttttttttttttacagctCTTCTTCTTGATGAATTTTGTGTCAAATTGAAATTAACAATAATACAGATGATCTCCAATGGTTCCAAGAACAATATGGTTAGATTTTTTTGacgaaaagaaagaagagaaaaatctcaaaatttgcAACAACAGCTTAAAAAAAAAGATAGCATTTTCTATCTCAATTTTGGGTCAAGCTATTCTATAGAGATTAAAAGATCGAAAATTAGGGAGGAGGATGACCAAAATGGACAGGGAACCCACAACCTGTTTTTGTAGATCTATGatatttttttagaaatttcacaaacaataaattagaaaatatgaaAGAAAAGATTTCAAGGAACATTTTGATGAATCTTCAAAAAAATCTTGGGTCAGAACATTATGATGTCACCCGTAAtaacattctttttttttcaatcaaAAATACCTCCTTCCCAAATCAAACTTGCATGCATTTTTTAGGGAAGTTTCTGA
This window of the Gossypium arboreum isolate Shixiya-1 chromosome 12, ASM2569848v2, whole genome shotgun sequence genome carries:
- the LOC108478058 gene encoding uncharacterized protein LOC108478058; this encodes MTTTTHESGTLKELASNFVKLDWFNGGNFRRWKKKMHFLLATLKIAYVLDTLRPDETENESVAATRKRQKWDNADYICMGHILNGLSDGLFDTYQNEVTAKELWDKLETRYMTEYVTSKKFLVSRFNNYQMVDGCYVMEQFLDIEKMLNQFKQYDMKMDEMLVVSSIIDKPPPSWKDLKRSLKHKKEEISLEALENYLYIEEEYRKQDQNLNFENAKVHVMEKVMDKVFGEKLF